DNA sequence from the Actinomycetes bacterium genome:
GTTTGAGTGATGGGGTGACGGAGAAGGGTAGGTCAGCCGGGTGTTGGACGTCCCGGTTCAAACCTGTAGGCGGAGATGGCAGGTAAATCCACCGTCTCATTACGCCGAGAGGCGATGACGAGCGATTGCGTCAGCTCTCGCGAAGTGATTGAGCCCATACTCCCTAGAAAAACCTCTAAACGAGTTCGCCAGGTGACCGTACCGCAAACCGACTCAGGTGGACGGGTAGAGCATACCAAGGCGCTTGAGAGAACCGTGGTTAAGGAACTCAGCAAACTAACACCGTAACTTCGGAAGAAGGTGTGCCTGCTGATGTCAGGGGGCTTGCCCCTCGAAGCATCGGCGGGTCGCAGAGAGCAGTGGGTAGCGACTGTTTAGCAAAAACACAGGACTCTGCTAAGCCGCAAGGCGACGTATAGGGTCTGACGCCTGCCCGGTGCCGGAAGGTTAAGGGGACTCGTTAGCTCGCAAGGGCGAAGCGGGGAACCGAAGCCCCGGTAAACGGCGGCCGTAACTATAACGGTCCTAAGGTAGCGAAATTCCTTGTCGGGTAAGTTCCGACCTGCACGAATGGCGTAACGACTTCCCAACTGTCTCAACCATAGACTCGGCGAAATTGCACTACGAGTAAAGATGCTCGTTACGCGCGGCAGGACGAAAAGACCCCGGGACCTTCACTACAACTTGGTATTGGTGTTCGGTACGGTTTGTGTAGGATAGGTGGGAGACTGTGAAACCTCAACGCCAGTTGGGGCGGAGTCGTTGTTGAAATACCACTCTGATCGTATTGGACACCTAACGTCGAACCCTTATCGGGTTCACGGACAGTGCCTGGCGGGTAGTTTAACTGGGGCGGTTGCCTCCTAAAATGTAACGGAGGCGCCCAAAGGTTCCCTCAACCTGGACGGCAATCAGGTGTTGAGTGTAAATGCACAAGGGAGCTTGACTGCGAGACTTACAAGTCAAGCAGGGACGAAAGTCGGGATTAGTGATCCGGCACCCCCGAGTGGAAGGGGTGTCGCTCAACGGATAAAAGGTACCCCGGGGATAACAGGCTGATCTTCCCCAAGAGTCCATATCGACGGGATGGTTTGGCACCTCGATGTCGGCTCGTCGCATCCTGGGGCTGGAGTAGGTCCCAAGGGTTGGGCTGTTCGCCCATTAAAGCGGTACGCGAGCTGGGTTTAGAACGTCGTGAGACAGTTCGGTCCCTATCCGCTGTGCGCGCAGGAGACTTGAGAAGGGCTGTCCCTAGTACGAGAGGACCGGGACGGACGAACCTCTGGTGTGTCAGTTGTTCCGCCAGGAGCACGGCTGATTAGCTACGTTCGGAAGGGATAACCGCTGAAAGCATCTAAGCGGGAAGCCTGCTTCAAGATGAGGTCTCCCACAGGGTCAACCTGGTAAGGCCCCCAGTAGACGACTGGGTTGATAGGCCGGAGGTGGAAGCGTGGTAACACGTGCAGCCGACCGGTACTAATAGGCCGAGGACTTGACTCACATATCTACTCACCAACTGGTGAGTGCGCATCGCGTCCACTGTGCGGTTCCCGAGATACGGTCGGGAACGCCCAAAGAAAGCGCCCGCGCTTTCGACTGACATCTCCATAGAGTTTCGGCGGCCATGGCGAAGGGGAAACGCCCGGTGACATTCCGAACCCGGAAGCTAAGCCCTTCAGCGCCGATGGTACTGCCCTGGTGACGGGGTGGGAGAGTAGGACGCCGCCGGACATTCTTTGCGATGAGGGCCACCCTGAATTCTCGGGTGGCCCTCATCGATTTTCCGGGCAGGAGGTCAGGTGGACCAGGGCGCATCCGCGGGCAGGCCGCGCCGGCATCGGCCGGGCGGGCCGTCGCGCGGCTCGACGCCGGCTGCGCGCGAGTCCGGCGCTGCCGCTCGGCGCGCCGCACCCCGAGGGCACCCGCGGCCCGAGCCGGCGGAGTCGACCCGACCACGGCGCCGCGTGCCGGCCGCCCCCGAGCCGGACGAGGACGCGACCCTCGCCGAGCTCGACCGCGCGACCCGGGCGCAGCTGCGGACCCTGCCCGCGCAGCTCGCCGACGACGTCGGTCGCCACCTGGTCATGGTCGGGCGCCTGCTGGAGGAGGATCCCCAGACGGCGTACTTGCACGCCGCGAAGGCCCAGGCGCTCGCCTCCCGCGTCAGCGTGGTGCGCGAGGCGCTCGGGCTGGCCGCGTACCGGACCGGGAGGTGGGCGCAGGCGCTGGCCGAGCTGCGCGCCGCCCGCCGGATGGGCGGCCACGACGACCTGGTGCCGTTGATCGCGGACTGCGAGCGGGCGCTCGGTCGGCCGGAGCGGGCGCTGGCGCTCGCCGGTGACCCGGCGGTGGCGCGGCTGGACGAGGCGGGTCGGGTGGAGATGCTCATCGTGGGCGCGGGCGCGCGCCGGGACCTGGGGCAGCCGGAGGCGGCGGTCCTGGCCCTTCAGGTCAAGGAGCTGACCCCACCGGTGCTGCGGCCTTGGACGGCCCGGCTGCGCTTCGCCTACGCGGACGCGCTGGCGGCCGTGGGACGCGACGCCGAGGCGCGGCGCTGGTTCGCCGCAGCCGTCGAGGCCGACGTGGAGGGGGAGACCGACGCCGCTCTTCGCCTCGCCGAGATGGACGGCATCGTGGTCGAGCCGCCGGGGCCCGACCCCGGTGTGGTCGTGGTGACCGACGCCCTCGTCGACGCCGAGGAGTGCGACTAGGTCCGGTCCGACCCGTCCACGTGGTCCACCTGGTCCATGCGGTCCACCTGGTCCATGCGGTCCACCTGGTCGAGGAAGCGCATGATCCCGACCACGTTGGACCGGTCGGCGTTGAGGTGCTCGTAGCGGGCCACCCGACCGGGGTCGGCGAGGAAGGCCGCGTAGCGCTCCAGGGTGGCCTCGCGGACGCGGGCCACGGCGTGGTCGAGGTCGAGCCCGTCCGTGCGCGCCCCGCGCACGAGCTCGACCCACAGCCGCAGCTCCTCCTCCGAGCGGGCCAGGGTCGCCCCGACGTCGGTGACCGGCCCGAAGTGGCTGAACAGCAGCCGGGTGGGCGCCTGGTCGCGGAACCGGTGCAGGGAGTCCACCGCCAGCTCGAGGTCGAAGTCGGGGGGCGGTGTGGACGGCCGGAGGTCGGCCGTCTCCGGGATGTAGATCCCCGCGGCGTCGCCGACGTACAGGTCGCCCGTCGCGGAGTCGACGAGACCCAGGTGGTGCTTGGCGTGACCGGGGGAGTGGAAGGCAGCCAGCCGCCGGCCCTCCCCGAGGTCGACCGAGCCGGTCTCGCCAAGGGACCGGATCCGGGCCGCGTCGGTCGGCCGGAGCAGGCCGAACACGTCGTCGAGCACCGACCCGAAGACCTGCCGGGCGCTGGCGAGCAGTCGTTCGGGATGGGCCAGGTGCCGGGCGCCGCTCTCGTGGACGACCACCTGGGCCTTCGGGAACGCCGCGGCGAGGTCACCGACGCCTCCTGCATGGTCGAGGTGCACGTGGGTCACCACGATCGTCGCGAGGTCGTCGGGGCCGACGCCGAGCTCGCGCAGGCCCGCGACGACGGTTCCCGCCGACGTGGCGGTGCCGGTCTCCACCAGGCAGGGGTGTGCGGAGCGGATCAGGTAGGCGCTGGTGATCCCGGGGTAGCCGGACATGGTGGTGTCGACGAGGAACACCTCGCCGCCGAGTGGCACCGCAGCGTCCACAGCCGATCTCCTCTCGCCCTCGTCCCCATCCTGCCGGACGGGCCGGCTCCCTCCCCTCGGGTCGCAGCAGGCTGGAGCGTCACCCCCCGATGCGCAGGAGGCTGCATGTCCGCGACCACTCCCGCCCACCTCAACGAGGTCCACCTCGTCGGTCGGCTGTCCGCACCGCCCGTCGAGCGGGAGCTGCCCTCCGGCGACCACGTGGCCCTCTTCCGGGTGGTCGTCGAGCGCCCGGTGGGAGCCGCCGGAGCACCGGTGGACACCCTGGACTGCGCCGCCTGGCGGGCCGGCCTTCGACGTGCGGTGTCGCGGTGGAACGCCGGCGACGTGGTCAGCGTCGACGGCCAGCTGCGCCGCCGGTTCTTCCGGCGGGCGCAGGGGCTCGGCAGCCGCTACGAGGTCGAGGTCAGCCGCGCGCGGCGCCTCAGCCGGCCGACGTGACCGGGGGCTCGAGCACGCGCAGGAGCAGGCCCGAGCGCGGCTTCGGCCAAAACGACGTGGACTTGCGCGGCATCCGGACCCCCCGCCCGGCGAGGTCGAAGACGGTGCCGATGTCGACCGGGGCGAGCAGCACCGCCGTCCCGCCGGCCTCCGCCGCGCGGCGTACCGCGTGCTCGGCGTCGTGGTGGTAGGTGACCGCCTCGTCGGGCACGCCCCAGGCCGGCAGCACGACGTGGTGCAGCACGACGG
Encoded proteins:
- a CDS encoding MBL fold metallo-hydrolase, with the protein product MDAAVPLGGEVFLVDTTMSGYPGITSAYLIRSAHPCLVETGTATSAGTVVAGLRELGVGPDDLATIVVTHVHLDHAGGVGDLAAAFPKAQVVVHESGARHLAHPERLLASARQVFGSVLDDVFGLLRPTDAARIRSLGETGSVDLGEGRRLAAFHSPGHAKHHLGLVDSATGDLYVGDAAGIYIPETADLRPSTPPPDFDLELAVDSLHRFRDQAPTRLLFSHFGPVTDVGATLARSEEELRLWVELVRGARTDGLDLDHAVARVREATLERYAAFLADPGRVARYEHLNADRSNVVGIMRFLDQVDRMDQVDRMDQVDHVDGSDRT
- a CDS encoding single-stranded DNA-binding protein, with amino-acid sequence MSATTPAHLNEVHLVGRLSAPPVERELPSGDHVALFRVVVERPVGAAGAPVDTLDCAAWRAGLRRAVSRWNAGDVVSVDGQLRRRFFRRAQGLGSRYEVEVSRARRLSRPT